In a genomic window of Myxococcales bacterium:
- a CDS encoding ATP-binding protein: protein MGDSVTAARYMAAIERVRLRTLRAVELGSAPRRDDTIAELEAQLAALERTLIATASAGRDSALARRLDLGPDELDFLWTAVALTADPRLWPHLQRLGGGDTARGASVGLHALLARLDGDRALGLGLAIGPASPLVRHHLLVAADALPMAARRFVAAPRVAAYLAGDPTPDADVVALGGAIAAPEDRFVDEAGAALIAQLTLVLAGRPAPVVVLDGSPGVGRRTALAAAAAAIGRPTVAIDLARLPPGAQLLDDALAALAREVVLTDAVAIIAGADQLDRDGDRGPVRVLTRALDALPGAVALVTLERGLELPLARPLVRVSVATPGVATRRALWDRALGDAPVPPDDRDRLAMRYRLGPGGITGAVATARRLSAAPPALAEVVQGVRNNIAERMGGLAQRVEVKQAWDELVLGPDTLEQIRGLTARVQHGHTVLERWGLGKKLHRGTGVAALFSGPPGTGKTMVAGLIARQLELELYQVDLSKVVSKWVGETEKQLAQIFDAADAGHALLLFDEADALFAKRTEVKAAVDRYANLEVNYLLQRVEAFGGITVLTTNLDQSIDPALMRRLAAHVRFWPPELDERIALWKSMISADLPVADDLDLEDLATRYPEMTGANIRNAALAGAFLAASEDGRVAQEHLLRAARSEYVSMGRALGGQSR from the coding sequence ATGGGCGATTCGGTAACAGCTGCGCGGTACATGGCGGCGATCGAGCGGGTGCGCCTACGGACCCTGCGCGCGGTCGAGCTGGGCTCGGCGCCCCGGCGCGATGACACGATCGCGGAGCTCGAGGCCCAGCTCGCCGCGCTCGAGCGGACCCTGATCGCCACCGCCAGCGCGGGTCGCGACAGCGCGCTGGCCCGCCGCCTCGACCTGGGCCCCGACGAGCTCGACTTCCTGTGGACCGCGGTGGCCCTGACCGCCGATCCGCGGCTGTGGCCGCACCTGCAGCGGCTGGGCGGCGGCGACACCGCGCGGGGCGCCTCGGTCGGGCTGCACGCGCTCCTGGCCCGGCTCGACGGCGATCGCGCGCTGGGGCTGGGCCTGGCGATCGGCCCGGCCTCGCCGCTCGTGCGCCATCACCTGCTGGTCGCCGCCGACGCGCTCCCGATGGCGGCGCGCCGGTTCGTCGCCGCGCCGCGGGTCGCCGCCTACCTGGCCGGCGATCCCACGCCCGACGCCGACGTGGTCGCGCTGGGCGGCGCCATCGCGGCGCCCGAGGATCGCTTCGTCGACGAGGCCGGGGCCGCGCTGATCGCGCAGCTCACGCTCGTCCTCGCGGGTCGCCCGGCGCCCGTCGTCGTCCTCGACGGCTCGCCCGGCGTCGGTCGGCGCACCGCCCTGGCGGCGGCGGCGGCGGCGATCGGCCGGCCCACCGTCGCGATCGATCTGGCGCGGCTGCCGCCGGGCGCGCAGCTGCTCGACGACGCCCTCGCGGCGCTGGCGCGCGAGGTCGTGCTGACCGACGCGGTCGCGATCATCGCCGGCGCCGATCAGCTCGACCGCGACGGCGATCGCGGGCCGGTCCGGGTGCTGACCCGCGCGCTCGACGCGCTGCCGGGCGCGGTCGCGCTGGTCACGCTCGAGCGCGGCCTCGAGCTGCCGCTGGCGCGGCCGCTGGTGCGGGTGTCGGTCGCGACGCCCGGGGTCGCGACCCGGCGGGCGCTGTGGGATCGCGCGCTCGGCGACGCGCCGGTGCCGCCCGACGATCGCGATCGCCTGGCGATGCGTTACCGCCTGGGCCCGGGCGGCATCACCGGCGCGGTCGCCACGGCCCGGCGGCTGTCGGCGGCGCCGCCGGCGCTGGCCGAGGTGGTCCAGGGCGTGCGCAACAACATCGCCGAGCGCATGGGCGGCCTGGCCCAGCGGGTCGAGGTCAAGCAGGCCTGGGACGAGCTGGTGCTCGGGCCCGACACCCTCGAGCAGATCCGCGGCCTCACCGCCCGGGTCCAGCACGGCCACACCGTCCTCGAGAGGTGGGGCCTGGGCAAGAAGCTCCACCGCGGCACCGGCGTGGCCGCGCTGTTCTCGGGGCCGCCGGGCACCGGCAAGACCATGGTCGCGGGGCTGATCGCGCGCCAGCTCGAGCTCGAGCTGTACCAGGTCGACCTGTCGAAGGTCGTGAGCAAGTGGGTCGGCGAGACCGAGAAGCAGCTCGCGCAGATCTTCGACGCCGCCGACGCCGGCCACGCGCTGCTGCTGTTCGACGAGGCCGACGCGCTGTTCGCCAAGCGCACCGAGGTCAAGGCCGCGGTCGATCGCTACGCCAACCTCGAGGTCAACTACCTGCTGCAGCGGGTCGAGGCCTTCGGCGGCATCACCGTGCTGACGACCAACCTCGACCAGTCGATCGATCCGGCGCTGATGCGGCGCCTGGCCGCGCACGTGCGGTTCTGGCCGCCCGAGCTCGACGAGCGGATCGCGCTGTGGAAGAGCATGATCAGCGCCGACCTGCCGGTGGCCGACGATCTCGACCTCGAGGATCTCGCGACCCGCTATCCGGAGATGACCGGCGCCAACATCCGCAACGCCGCGCTGGCGGGCGCGTTCCTGGCCGCGAGCGAGGACGGCCGCGTGGCACAGGAGCACCTGCTGCGCGCGGCCCGGAGCGAGTACGTGTCGATGGGCCGGGCGCTGGGCGGTCAGAGCCGATAG
- a CDS encoding DUF4157 domain-containing protein, with the protein MSFDRELALRNDADLDTRRRPAERADADAPPPDLAGVVQQKADGGRVALTEDGDVRAAAASGVQAGGGALPHLDRIQASFGSAHDLSGVKAHVGGEAAEASAKMGAQGYATGNDVAFARQPDLHLAAHEAAHVVQQREGVAMKGGVGRADDVYERHADKVADRVVAGQSAADLLPASAGGTDAAVQMFNEKNISGEEWRVSESGKSMLKQDGTLQDLFATTDLIATANAGLKTAGDKGSFISLKPGAGQLKVGENTLHKVEPVMSPTGSDPANKILKDANKPGAADSGGDTGDSMALWADCGRSSRTIMGTDGAGKAPHARYKDGGGQGTTARSYDPSSFSDEIYVKEIPKFLASAEAKAFLKDGVHYESGDKTKLKSPADADEARAMYWELGDAGRRAFDKFAGINTAADPAIGGAYTMATEYNMPGSAEVPGHSRWNFHWGGVILKDGSNNVTLENYAVGFAPTGDDKKDEENAQKAYDWVNHEWNFQMYGTAKKGQSFHEEHLGTGTHGTRASTFAAQID; encoded by the coding sequence ATGTCCTTCGATCGCGAACTCGCCCTCCGGAATGACGCCGACCTCGACACCCGGCGGCGCCCCGCCGAACGTGCGGATGCCGACGCGCCGCCGCCGGATCTGGCGGGCGTGGTGCAGCAGAAGGCCGACGGCGGCCGGGTCGCGCTGACCGAGGACGGCGACGTCCGGGCCGCGGCCGCGTCGGGCGTTCAGGCCGGCGGCGGGGCGCTGCCCCACCTCGACCGCATCCAGGCCTCGTTCGGCAGCGCCCACGATCTGTCGGGCGTGAAGGCCCACGTCGGCGGCGAGGCGGCCGAGGCCAGCGCCAAGATGGGCGCCCAGGGCTACGCCACCGGCAACGACGTCGCGTTCGCGCGCCAGCCCGACCTGCACCTGGCCGCCCACGAGGCCGCCCACGTCGTGCAGCAGCGCGAGGGCGTCGCCATGAAGGGCGGGGTCGGGCGCGCCGACGACGTCTACGAGCGCCACGCCGACAAGGTCGCCGACCGCGTCGTCGCCGGCCAGTCGGCCGCGGACCTGCTGCCGGCCTCGGCCGGCGGCACCGACGCGGCGGTCCAGATGTTCAACGAGAAGAACATCAGCGGCGAGGAGTGGCGGGTGTCCGAGTCGGGCAAGTCGATGCTCAAGCAGGACGGCACGCTCCAGGATCTGTTCGCCACCACCGATCTGATCGCGACCGCCAACGCCGGGCTCAAGACCGCCGGCGACAAGGGTTCGTTCATCTCGCTCAAGCCAGGCGCGGGCCAGCTCAAGGTCGGCGAGAACACGCTGCACAAGGTCGAGCCGGTCATGAGCCCGACCGGGTCCGACCCGGCCAACAAGATCCTCAAGGACGCGAACAAGCCGGGGGCGGCCGATAGCGGCGGCGACACCGGCGACTCGATGGCGCTGTGGGCCGACTGCGGCCGGTCGTCGCGCACGATCATGGGCACCGACGGCGCCGGCAAGGCCCCCCACGCCCGGTACAAGGACGGCGGCGGCCAGGGCACGACCGCGCGCTCGTACGACCCATCCAGCTTCTCCGACGAGATCTACGTCAAGGAGATCCCGAAGTTCCTGGCCAGCGCCGAGGCCAAGGCGTTCCTCAAGGACGGCGTCCACTACGAGAGCGGCGACAAGACCAAGCTCAAGTCACCGGCCGACGCCGACGAGGCTCGGGCGATGTACTGGGAGCTGGGCGACGCCGGCCGGCGCGCGTTCGACAAGTTCGCGGGCATCAACACCGCGGCCGATCCCGCGATCGGTGGCGCCTACACGATGGCCACCGAGTACAACATGCCCGGCTCGGCCGAGGTCCCCGGCCACAGCCGCTGGAACTTCCACTGGGGCGGCGTCATCCTGAAGGACGGCAGCAACAACGTCACGCTCGAGAACTACGCGGTCGGGTTCGCGCCGACCGGCGACGACAAGAAGGACGAGGAGAACGCGCAGAAGGCCTACGACTGGGTCAACCACGAGTGGAACTTCCAGATGTACGGTACGGCCAAGAAGGGCCAGAGCTTCCATGAAGAGCACCTCGGCACCGGCACCCACGGCACCCGCGCCAGCACGTTCGCGGCGCAGATCGACTGA
- a CDS encoding aminotransferase class I/II-fold pyridoxal phosphate-dependent enzyme yields MDHPFDAVTEASLRRRRSAKWSAYPPDVLPAWVAEMDYPLAAPIRAALHAAIEADDCGYADPAGLGDAVAPWAAATWGWQVAPRDVRVVCDVVTGLAELLQVATAPGDAVVIEPPVYPPFAGTIQRLGRRVVTAPLRRTDAGWAPDLDAIAAAYAAGARAHLLCSPHNPTGLVYPPAALAAIAELADRHDVLVLADEVHAPLTLAGATHAPFPTVSAAAARRAIVLTAASKAWNLAGLKAAVLIATADEPRAILARLAPDLGYHAGHLGLLGARAALTAGEPWRASVRAILERNRALLGELLTQHLPAVRWRPPAAGYLAWLDCAALGLGDDPAAAFRARGRVALSPGPSFGPEGAGWARLNFATTAALLEEIVVRMARAIG; encoded by the coding sequence ATGGATCACCCGTTCGACGCGGTCACCGAGGCCAGCCTGCGCCGACGCCGCAGCGCCAAGTGGTCGGCCTACCCGCCCGACGTGCTGCCGGCCTGGGTCGCCGAGATGGACTACCCGCTGGCCGCGCCGATCCGCGCAGCGCTGCACGCGGCGATCGAGGCCGACGACTGCGGCTACGCCGATCCGGCGGGCCTCGGCGACGCGGTCGCGCCGTGGGCCGCCGCGACCTGGGGCTGGCAGGTGGCGCCGCGCGACGTGCGGGTGGTGTGCGACGTGGTCACCGGCCTGGCCGAGCTCCTGCAGGTCGCGACCGCGCCCGGCGACGCGGTGGTGATCGAGCCGCCGGTGTACCCGCCGTTCGCCGGCACGATCCAACGGCTCGGGCGGCGCGTGGTCACCGCGCCGCTGCGGCGCACCGACGCCGGCTGGGCGCCGGACCTCGACGCGATCGCCGCCGCGTACGCCGCCGGCGCGCGCGCGCACCTGCTGTGCTCGCCGCACAACCCGACCGGCCTGGTCTATCCGCCGGCCGCGCTCGCCGCGATCGCCGAGCTGGCCGATCGCCACGACGTGCTGGTGCTGGCCGACGAGGTCCACGCGCCGCTGACCCTGGCGGGCGCCACCCACGCGCCGTTCCCGACGGTGTCGGCGGCGGCCGCGCGCCGCGCGATCGTGCTGACCGCGGCGTCGAAGGCCTGGAACCTGGCCGGCCTCAAGGCCGCGGTGCTGATCGCCACCGCCGACGAGCCGCGCGCGATCCTGGCGCGGCTCGCGCCCGACCTCGGCTACCACGCCGGCCACCTCGGCCTCCTCGGCGCCCGCGCCGCGCTCACCGCCGGCGAGCCGTGGCGCGCGAGCGTGCGCGCGATCCTCGAGCGCAACCGCGCGCTGCTCGGCGAGCTCCTGACCCAGCACCTCCCGGCCGTGCGCTGGCGGCCGCCCGCCGCCGGCTACCTCGCCTGGCTCGACTGCGCGGCGCTCGGCCTCGGCGACGATCCCGCCGCCGCGTTCCGCGCCCGCGGCCGGGTCGCCCTGTCTCCCGGTCCCAGCTTCGGCCCCGAGGGCGCCGGCTGGGCCCGCCTCAACTTCGCCACCACCGCCGCGCTGCTCGAGGAGATCGTCGTGCGCATGGCCCGCGCGATCGGCTGA
- a CDS encoding VOC family protein codes for MTDSTGRFVWYELLTSDPQGAIEFYADVVGWTTEPFGDDGYTMWVGGQGPLGGVTPLPEQAKQLGAPSHWQSNVVVADVDATIARVRTLGGKIYVAEEVPTVGRFAVIADPQGATMAVFTPAQDMAAHDVAEPGEFSWHELYTSDLDAGFGFYQQIVGWEKTGAVDLGPMGEYRLFGRAGAPLGGMMTMPPGMKTPDGRPVPPSWMYYVTVADLDAALGRAQARGATVLNGPMEVPGGQRVVQLLDPQGAAFALTTPPAAR; via the coding sequence ATGACCGACAGCACTGGACGGTTCGTCTGGTACGAGCTGCTCACCTCCGATCCCCAGGGTGCGATCGAGTTCTACGCCGACGTCGTCGGGTGGACCACGGAGCCGTTCGGCGATGACGGATACACGATGTGGGTCGGTGGCCAGGGACCGCTGGGCGGTGTCACGCCGCTGCCGGAGCAGGCCAAGCAGCTCGGCGCGCCATCGCACTGGCAGTCGAACGTGGTGGTCGCCGACGTCGACGCGACGATCGCGCGTGTGCGAACGCTCGGCGGCAAGATCTACGTCGCCGAGGAGGTCCCGACGGTCGGCCGGTTCGCGGTCATCGCCGACCCGCAGGGCGCGACGATGGCCGTGTTCACCCCCGCGCAGGACATGGCCGCGCACGACGTCGCTGAGCCGGGCGAGTTCTCGTGGCACGAGCTGTACACGAGCGACCTCGACGCCGGGTTCGGCTTCTACCAGCAGATCGTCGGCTGGGAGAAGACGGGCGCCGTCGACCTGGGGCCGATGGGCGAGTACCGGCTGTTCGGCCGCGCCGGCGCGCCGCTCGGCGGCATGATGACCATGCCGCCCGGGATGAAGACCCCCGACGGCCGCCCGGTACCGCCCTCGTGGATGTACTACGTCACCGTCGCCGATCTCGACGCCGCGCTCGGCCGCGCCCAGGCCCGCGGCGCCACGGTGCTCAACGGACCGATGGAGGTCCCGGGCGGCCAGCGGGTCGTGCAGCTGCTCGATCCCCAGGGCGCCGCGTTCGCGCTGACCACGCCGCCCGCCGCGCGTTGA
- a CDS encoding alkylphosphonate utilization protein, producing the protein MDEPSTCPRCAQPNVYPDGDRYVCADCAHEWSPGEPAAEAPAPEDDGVVRDVNGVALANGDAVVLIKSLKVKGSSVTLKQGTKITNIRLADGDHAVDCKVDNLSVMLKAEFLRKA; encoded by the coding sequence ATGGACGAGCCCTCGACCTGCCCGCGCTGTGCGCAGCCCAACGTCTACCCCGATGGCGATCGCTACGTCTGCGCCGACTGCGCCCACGAGTGGTCGCCGGGCGAGCCGGCGGCCGAGGCCCCGGCGCCGGAGGACGACGGCGTGGTCCGGGACGTCAACGGCGTGGCGCTGGCCAACGGCGACGCCGTGGTCCTGATCAAGAGCCTCAAGGTCAAAGGGTCGTCGGTGACCCTCAAGCAGGGGACCAAGATCACCAACATCCGCCTGGCCGACGGCGACCACGCGGTCGACTGCAAGGTCGACAACCTGAGCGTGATGCTCAAGGCCGAGTTCCTGCGCAAGGCTTGA
- the metH gene encoding methionine synthase, with translation MSDRTAALESLVRERIAILDGAMGTMIQPLGFDEAAFRGDRFADHPTSVRGFNDLLVLTQPAAIEHIHYQFLIAGADIVETNTFGATSVAAADYAMAPYVVDLNVAAAQVARRAADRAERADGRIRFVAGSIGPTTKTASLSPDVNDPGFRAITFAQLAASYREQAQALLDGGVDLLLTETHIDTLNMKAALFAIAELFDGGARRVPVIASVTIPDRSGRTLSGQNIEAFYNSIANHDLFAISVNCALGAEEMRPHVAELARLHPGRVMCYPNAGLPNEFGDYDDTPAAMARVLAGFATDGLLNLVGGCCGTTPAHIAAIADAVRPVAIRVPPSPPRHTRLSGMDPLVITPESNFTMIGERTNVTGSAAFRRLIREDRYDEAVAVARQQVEAGANILDVCMDEGMLDGVAAMRRFLNLIAAEPDIARLPVMIDSSKFAIIEAGLACLQGKGVVNSISMKEGEAEFLRQARLVRRYGAAVVVMAFDETGQATTAEHRVTIAQRAYHLLTEQVGFPPEDLIFDPNILTIGTGMEEHDAYAVSFIDAIRQIKASCPGMKISGGVSNLSFSFRTAPVVREAMHAVFLYHAIKAGLDMGIVNAGQLAVYDEIDPVLREHVEDLILNRRADATERLLTLAATLGGAVVRKEDELAWRKEPLGKRLAHALITGTTDFIDVDVAEALTAYPRPLAIIEGPLMDGMNVVGELFGAGKMFLPQVVKSARVMKKAVAILEPLMAAERAAGGDTGTRAGKGTMVIATVKGDVHDIGKNIVAVVLRCNGYDVHDLGVMVPTAKILDTAAELGADVIGLSGLITPSLDEMIGVAKEMQRRGLTVPLLIGGATTSGKHTAVKIAPGYTGATIHVGDASLAVGVLGKLLGGERGQFVADNAARQVVAREAFASQQQRRPLLTVADARARRAALDFATLPTPAFTGVRTVEVPIAELVPWVDWSPLFHTWELSGTYPKLLDDPRKGDAARKLWADAQALLTQLIEQGALTARGVYGFFPAAADGDDLVVYAPDGGAVLARMPMLRQQEDKTPCLSLADFVAPLERGVPRDHVGAFAVTAGLGLDAIVARFEADHDDYHAIMAKALADRLAEAFAEHLHHRARVDWGYGAAEQLDHAGLLDEQYRGIRPAFGYPACPDHGPKRALFELLGHAEFHGITLTESLAMVPTAAVSGLYFAHPQAKYFGVGRVTREQVEDYARRGGVDVVEVERMIPSNLAY, from the coding sequence ATGTCCGACCGCACCGCCGCCCTGGAGAGCCTCGTCCGTGAGCGCATCGCGATCCTCGACGGCGCGATGGGGACGATGATCCAGCCGCTCGGCTTCGACGAGGCCGCGTTCCGCGGCGACCGCTTCGCCGACCACCCGACCAGCGTGCGCGGGTTCAACGACCTCCTGGTCCTGACCCAGCCGGCCGCGATCGAGCACATCCACTACCAGTTCCTGATCGCCGGCGCCGACATCGTCGAGACCAACACCTTCGGCGCGACCTCGGTCGCGGCCGCCGACTACGCGATGGCGCCCTACGTCGTCGACCTCAACGTCGCCGCGGCCCAGGTCGCGCGCCGCGCCGCCGACCGCGCCGAGCGCGCCGACGGCCGGATCCGGTTCGTGGCGGGCTCGATCGGGCCGACCACCAAGACCGCGTCGCTGTCGCCCGACGTCAACGATCCCGGCTTCCGCGCGATCACGTTCGCGCAGCTCGCGGCGTCGTACCGCGAGCAGGCCCAGGCGCTGCTCGACGGCGGCGTCGACCTGCTCCTGACCGAGACCCACATCGACACGCTCAACATGAAGGCGGCGCTGTTCGCGATCGCCGAGCTGTTCGACGGCGGCGCCCGGCGGGTGCCGGTGATCGCGTCGGTGACGATCCCCGATCGCTCGGGCCGGACGCTGTCGGGCCAGAACATCGAGGCGTTCTACAACTCGATCGCCAACCACGACCTGTTCGCGATCAGCGTCAACTGCGCGCTCGGCGCCGAGGAGATGCGGCCCCACGTCGCCGAGCTGGCGCGGCTGCACCCGGGCCGGGTCATGTGCTACCCGAACGCCGGCCTGCCCAACGAGTTCGGCGACTACGACGACACCCCGGCCGCGATGGCGCGGGTGCTGGCCGGGTTCGCGACCGACGGCCTGCTCAACCTGGTCGGCGGCTGCTGCGGCACGACGCCCGCGCACATCGCCGCGATCGCCGACGCGGTCCGCCCGGTCGCGATCCGGGTGCCGCCCAGCCCGCCGCGCCACACCCGGCTCTCGGGCATGGACCCGCTGGTGATCACGCCCGAGTCCAACTTCACGATGATCGGCGAGCGCACCAACGTCACCGGCTCGGCCGCGTTCCGGCGGCTGATCCGCGAGGACCGCTACGACGAGGCGGTCGCGGTCGCGCGCCAGCAGGTCGAGGCCGGCGCCAACATCCTCGACGTCTGCATGGACGAGGGCATGCTCGACGGCGTCGCCGCGATGCGCCGGTTCCTCAACCTGATCGCCGCCGAGCCCGACATCGCCCGGCTGCCGGTCATGATCGACAGCTCGAAGTTCGCGATCATCGAGGCCGGCCTGGCCTGCCTCCAGGGCAAGGGGGTCGTCAACTCGATCTCGATGAAGGAGGGCGAGGCCGAGTTCCTGCGCCAGGCCCGGCTGGTCCGCCGCTACGGCGCCGCCGTCGTCGTGATGGCGTTCGACGAGACCGGCCAGGCCACGACCGCCGAGCACCGGGTCACGATCGCCCAGCGGGCGTACCACCTGCTGACCGAGCAGGTCGGGTTCCCGCCCGAGGACCTGATCTTCGACCCGAACATCCTGACGATCGGCACCGGGATGGAGGAGCACGACGCCTACGCGGTGTCGTTCATCGACGCGATCCGCCAGATCAAGGCCAGCTGCCCGGGCATGAAGATCTCGGGCGGCGTCTCGAACCTGTCGTTCTCGTTCCGCACCGCGCCGGTCGTGCGCGAGGCGATGCACGCGGTGTTCCTGTACCACGCGATCAAGGCCGGCCTCGACATGGGCATCGTCAACGCCGGCCAGCTCGCCGTCTACGACGAGATCGATCCGGTGCTGCGCGAGCACGTCGAGGACCTGATCCTGAACCGCCGGGCGGACGCGACCGAGCGGCTGCTGACGCTGGCCGCGACCCTGGGCGGCGCGGTCGTGCGCAAGGAGGACGAGCTGGCCTGGCGCAAGGAGCCGCTGGGCAAGCGCCTGGCCCACGCGCTCATCACCGGCACCACCGACTTCATCGACGTCGACGTCGCCGAGGCGCTGACCGCCTACCCGCGCCCGCTGGCGATCATCGAGGGGCCGCTGATGGACGGCATGAACGTCGTCGGCGAGCTGTTCGGCGCCGGCAAGATGTTCCTGCCCCAGGTGGTCAAGAGCGCGCGCGTGATGAAGAAGGCGGTCGCGATCCTCGAGCCGCTGATGGCGGCCGAGCGCGCCGCCGGCGGCGACACCGGCACCCGCGCCGGCAAGGGCACGATGGTCATCGCCACCGTCAAGGGCGACGTCCACGACATCGGCAAGAACATCGTCGCGGTGGTGCTGCGCTGCAACGGCTACGACGTCCACGACCTGGGCGTGATGGTGCCGACCGCCAAGATCCTCGACACCGCCGCCGAGCTCGGCGCCGACGTGATCGGCCTGTCGGGCCTGATCACGCCGTCGCTCGACGAGATGATCGGCGTCGCCAAGGAGATGCAGCGCCGGGGCCTGACCGTGCCGCTCTTGATCGGCGGCGCGACCACCTCGGGCAAGCACACCGCGGTCAAGATCGCGCCCGGCTACACCGGCGCGACGATCCACGTCGGCGACGCCTCGCTCGCGGTCGGCGTCCTCGGCAAGCTGCTGGGCGGCGAGCGCGGGCAGTTCGTCGCCGACAACGCCGCGCGCCAGGTAGTCGCGCGCGAGGCGTTCGCGTCGCAGCAGCAGCGCCGGCCGCTCTTGACCGTGGCCGACGCGCGGGCCCGCCGGGCCGCGCTCGACTTCGCGACCCTGCCGACGCCCGCGTTCACCGGCGTGCGCACGGTCGAGGTGCCGATCGCCGAGCTGGTGCCGTGGGTCGACTGGTCGCCGCTGTTCCACACCTGGGAGCTGTCGGGCACGTACCCGAAGCTGCTCGACGACCCGCGCAAGGGCGACGCCGCCCGCAAGCTCTGGGCCGACGCCCAGGCGCTCCTGACCCAGCTCATCGAGCAGGGCGCGCTGACCGCGCGCGGGGTCTATGGCTTCTTCCCGGCCGCCGCCGACGGCGATGATCTGGTGGTCTACGCGCCTGACGGCGGCGCGGTCCTGGCGCGGATGCCGATGCTGCGCCAGCAGGAGGACAAGACCCCGTGCCTGTCGCTGGCCGACTTCGTCGCGCCGCTCGAGCGCGGCGTCCCCCGCGACCACGTCGGCGCGTTCGCGGTCACCGCCGGCCTGGGCCTCGACGCGATCGTCGCCCGGTTCGAGGCCGACCACGACGACTACCACGCGATCATGGCCAAGGCCCTGGCCGACCGCCTGGCCGAGGCGTTCGCCGAGCACCTGCACCACCGGGCCCGCGTCGACTGGGGCTACGGCGCCGCCGAGCAGCTCGACCACGCGGGGCTGCTCGACGAGCAGTACCGCGGCATCCGCCCGGCGTTCGGCTACCCGGCCTGCCCCGACCACGGCCCCAAGCGCGCGCTGTTCGAGCTGCTGGGCCACGCCGAGTTCCACGGCATCACGCTGACCGAGAGCCTGGCGATGGTGCCGACCGCGGCGGTTTCGGGCCTGTACTTCGCGCACCCGCAGGCCAAGTACTTCGGCGTCGGCCGCGTCACGCGCGAGCAGGTCGAGGACTACGCGCGCCGCGGCGGCGTCGACGTCGTCGAGGTCGAGCGCATGATTCCGTCCAACCTGGCGTATTGA
- a CDS encoding DUF1801 domain-containing protein, producing the protein MTKSVALQATPASALISQRIAELGDWRGDTLRRMRALILAASPQIVEEWKWMGTPVWSQAGIICTGESYKQVVKLTFAKGAALSDPARLFNASLDGNVRRAIDLRAGETIDATAFTALVRQAIALNRAGKAKPAPAASGQTTVAPAKTTAAPAKTTAAPAKTTAAPAKTTAAPAKTTAAQPPTKAKGAKPPTKAQDAKAKAKGATPPTKARAAKTSTKAKGATTSTKARATKA; encoded by the coding sequence ATGACGAAGTCGGTCGCGCTCCAGGCCACGCCCGCATCGGCCCTCATCTCGCAGCGCATCGCCGAGCTCGGGGACTGGCGCGGCGACACGCTGCGTCGGATGCGCGCGCTGATCCTCGCGGCCTCGCCCCAGATCGTCGAGGAGTGGAAGTGGATGGGCACGCCGGTCTGGTCGCAGGCCGGCATCATCTGCACCGGCGAGTCCTACAAGCAGGTCGTGAAGCTCACCTTCGCCAAGGGCGCGGCCCTCTCGGACCCGGCCCGGCTCTTCAACGCGAGCCTCGACGGCAACGTCCGCCGCGCGATCGACCTCCGCGCGGGCGAGACGATCGACGCGACGGCGTTCACGGCGCTCGTCCGCCAGGCCATCGCCCTCAACCGCGCCGGCAAGGCGAAGCCCGCGCCGGCGGCGAGCGGGCAGACGACGGTCGCGCCGGCGAAGACGACGGCCGCGCCGGCGAAGACGACGGCCGCGCCGGCGAAGACGACGGCCGCGCCGGCGAAGACGACGGCCGCGCCGGCGAAGACGACGGCCGCGCAGCCGCCGACGAAGGCCAAGGGCGCGAAGCCGCCGACGAAGGCCCAGGACGCGAAGGCGAAGGCCAAGGGCGCGACGCCGCCGACGAAGGCCAGGGCCGCGAAGACGTCGACGAAGGCCAAGGGCGCGACGACGTCGACGAAGGCCAGGGCCACGAAGGCCTGA
- a CDS encoding glutathione S-transferase family protein, producing MITLYYAPSTASLVVHWLLIELGVPHALHRLDLEARAHKAPAYLALNPAGVVPTLVVDDTPITEAVAIVMHLGDLHAEALHTPSPGTTARALYYQWLCFMANTLQPAYRAWFYPDEPAGAAHAEAAKTAARARVEAAWAQVAAHLEARGPWLVGANRTAADFMLTMLMRWSRNMPRPTHTWPALAAHATAMKALPSFRELYAREGLTEWT from the coding sequence ATGATCACGCTCTACTACGCACCGAGCACCGCCAGCCTGGTCGTCCACTGGCTGCTGATCGAGCTCGGCGTACCGCACGCATTGCACCGCCTTGACCTCGAGGCCCGGGCGCACAAGGCGCCGGCCTACCTGGCGCTCAACCCGGCCGGCGTGGTGCCGACGCTGGTCGTCGACGACACGCCGATCACCGAGGCGGTCGCGATCGTGATGCACCTCGGCGACCTCCACGCCGAGGCGCTGCACACGCCGTCGCCGGGCACGACCGCGCGCGCGCTCTACTACCAGTGGCTGTGCTTCATGGCCAACACGCTGCAGCCGGCCTACCGGGCCTGGTTCTATCCCGACGAGCCGGCCGGCGCGGCCCACGCCGAGGCGGCCAAGACGGCGGCGCGCGCGCGCGTCGAGGCCGCGTGGGCCCAGGTCGCCGCGCACCTCGAGGCGCGCGGGCCATGGCTCGTGGGGGCGAACCGCACGGCCGCGGACTTCATGCTCACCATGCTGATGCGGTGGTCGCGCAACATGCCGCGCCCGACGCACACGTGGCCGGCGCTGGCGGCCCACGCGACGGCGATGAAGGCGCTGCCGTCGTTCCGCGAGCTCTACGCGCGCGAGGGCCTCACCGAGTGGACCTGA